CCCGAGGAAAAGGCCGACGAGGTGTGGCAGTTTGTGCGCGCGCAGGTGGCCGAGGGGCGGCAGGCGTATGTGGTGTATCCGGTGATTGAGGGATCGAAGGACGACCAGCCGGAGCTGGACTTTGCCGCGGCCGAAGAGGACGAAGAAACGACAGCTCCCTCGACTTCGCTGCGCTCCGCTCGGGATGACAAGTCGCGGGGGAATACGCAACGGCAAGCCAGCGTGAAAACAGCGGCAAAGTCCGCGCCCAAAGCTGCAAAACCTGCCGCGAAATCTGCTTCGCGGGCAAAAAAGCCGTCGCTGTTCCCGAAGACTCCGCTGCGTTCAGCCACCGAGATGTATGACTCGCTGCGCACGGGCGCGCTGGCCGGGCTGCGGCTGGGCCTGCTGCATGGCCGCCTCAGCGCCGACGACAAAGACGTCACGATGAAGCGCTTCCAGCAGGGCGAGATCGACGTGCTCATCTCGACCACGGTGATTGAGGTAGGCGTGGACGTGCCGAACGCCTCCGTCATGGTGGTGGAGCACGCCGAGCGCTTCGGCCTGGCCCAGTTGCACCAGTTACGCGGACGCGTCGGCCGTGGCGCGGCTAAATCCTATTGCCTGCTGGTTGAGAGCGGCCGCGTTTCGCCGCAGGGCGAGCAGCGCCTGGCCGCCATGGAGCACACGCAGGATGGCTTTGAGCTGGCCGAGATGGACCTGCAACTGCGCGGCCCGGGGGAGTTTTTTGGCACGCGCCAGGCCGGGCTGCCTGATTTTCGCGTAGCCAACCTGCTGCGCGACCGCGAACTGCTCGAAGCCGCCAAGGCCGAGGCCGCCCAGTTTGTGAAGACGCCCGAGGGCACCGAACAGGAGCGGGCACTGGTACGCCGCCGCCTGCAGGACACCTGGCAGCGGCGGTACGGACTGAGCGAAGCCTAGGACTGGCCGTCCAGGCACACGCGCCTGCGGCGCAATTCCCCGCTCCCCTTGCCGGATTGCCCCACAGTTGCACCCTGAGAAGTGCAAATTTCTGCATCGTTCCGGCTCGTTCGCGTATCCGTCATAAAAGTGAGGTAAATTTCGCACGCAAGGCCCGTCCGGGCGGCGATTTGTGATACGTTCCAACTTGTGCGTCCATCTGCGGGCGCGCCTCGAGCATCTCCTCCGGAGGGATTAGAAATTGGGTAAAAACATGGTTCCGAAGCGCCTCTTTTTCACCAAGGGCGTCGGAAAGCACAAGGAACGTCTTACTTCCTTTGAGTTGGCACTTCGCGATGCGGGCATCGCCGCACAGAATCTGGTGCGCGTTTCGTCCATTTTTCCGCCGCAGGCGAAGCTGATCACCCGCAAAGAGGGCCTGACGTACCTTTCCCCCGGCGAAGTGGTCTTTGCCGTGGTGGCGGAGAACTCGACGCGTGAACCCCACCGCCTGGTTGCCTCCAGCATCGGCGTGGCCATCCCGACCGACCGCAACACCTACGGCTACCTGAGCGAGCACCACAGCTTTGGCGAGACCGAGGAGCAGGCCGGCGAGTACGCTGAAGAGCTGGCCGCCGAAATGCTGGCCACCACGCTCGACGTGGACTTTGACCCGGATAAGAGCTGGGACGAAAAGAAGGAAATCTACCGCATCTCCAACAAGATTGTGCGCACGGCCAACGTGACGCAGTCGGCAATCGGCGACAAGCGCGGTTTGTGGACGACGACCATCGCTGCCGCAATTCTGATCTTCGAGTAACGGACCCGCAGTGGCAAAAGGCGCGGGCACAATGCTCGCGCCTTTTGCTTTGATCACTCCAGCCACCCCACACCCGCTCGCCGGGTGCATGCATCCGGGCACCCTCTGGCTGGAGACAAGGAGTGGCGATGAAAAACCAGAACTTTCGCGTAGGGCTGATTCAAATGAGCTGCGGCCCTGATCCTGAAGCCAACCTGCAGAAGGCTGTCGAGCGCGTGCGCGAGGCCGCCCGGCTGGGCGCCGAGGTGATCTGCCTGCCCGAGCTCTTCCGCGCGCAGTACTTCTGCCAGCGTGAAGACATTGCCCTTTTTGACGAGGCCGAACCCATCCCCGGCCCCAGCACGGCGGCCATCGGCGAGGTAGCGCGCGAGGCCAGGGTCACGGTGATTGCGTCGCTCTTTGAGCGCCGCGCCCCGGGCCTCTATCACAATACGGCGGCCTACATTCAGCCCGACGGCTCGCTCGGTGGCATCTACCGCAAGATGCACATTCCTGACGATCCGCTTTATTACGAAAAGTTCTACTTCACGCCGGGCGACCTGGGCTACAAGGCTTATGACACACAGGTGGGCCGCGTGGGCACGCTCGTCTGCTGGGACCAGTGGTACCCCGAGGGCGCGCGCATCACCGCGCTTCAGGGCGCGAATGTGCTCTTCTACCCCACGGCGATTGGCTGGCATCCGGCAGAGAAGGACGAATTTGGCGTGGCGCAGTATGAGGCGTGGCAAACCATTCAGCGCGCGCATGCCATTGCCAATGGCGTATTTGTGGCCGCCGTCAATCGCGTAGGCCATGAGCATGGCGATGTGCGCGGCAACCGCGTCGAGGGCGCGGGGCTGGAGTTCTGGGGTGGCTCGTTCCTGGCCGACCCCTTCGGGCGCATCGTGGCCAAGGCCGCGCATGACAAGGAAGAGATTCTGATCGGCGAAATTGACCTGAAGCTGCTCGAAGAGACGCGCCGCAACTGGCCCTTTCTGCGCGACCGCCGCATCGACTCCTATGAGCCGATCGTGCATCGCTTTCTGGATGGAGGCAAGTAATGGCAGAAGCTGTCGAGCAGGCCACCACGCCGCAACGCCTCATGAGCGGCACGCCACGCGAGCAGGACTATCGCATGCCGGCCGAGTGGGAGCGCCACGCCGCCACCTGGATCGCCTGGCCCCGCAACCCCAATGACTGGCCGGGCAAATTTCAGCCCATTCCGTGGGTGTATGCCGACATTGTGCGCCATCTCTCCCGCGTGGAGATCGTTCACATCCTCGTGCATGACGCCGAGGCCGAGCGCCGGGCCTCCGGCATTCTGAAGCGCGCCGGAGCTAACCTGACCAACGTGCGGCTGCACCGCTGGCCCACCAATCGCGTGTGGACGCGTGACTCCGGACCGATCTTCGTCAAGAAAACCGGCAAGGCATCCGGAAAATCCCAGGCCAAGGCGCAGGAGAAGGAATCAAGCCTCGCGGTGACCAACTGGAAATTCAATGCCTGGGCGAAGTATCCGGACTGGCAGCTCGATGACCAGATTCCGGTGCGCGTCGCCAACCTGCTCGGCCTCCCCTGCTGGTCGCCGGCCATCAAGACCGGCGCGGGGATGCACGAGCTGGTGCTCGAGGGCGGCTCCATTGACGGGAACGGCGCGGGCATTCTGCTCACCACCGAGGAGTGCCTGCTCAGCGAAGTGCAGCAACGCAATCCCGGCGTGAGCAAATCGCAGTTGGAGAAGGCTTTTCACGACTATCTCGGCATTGAGCAGGTCGTCTGGCTGCATCGCGGCACCGCCGGCGATGACACGCACGGCCACGTGGACGACATCACGCGCTTTGTGAATACCAACACCATCGTGACGGCCGTGGAGCAAAACCTGAACGATGAAAATCACCTGCCGCTGGCTGAAAATCTTGACCGGCTGCGCGCCGCCCGCAATCTCGAGGGCAAGCCCTTTCAGATCGTCACCCTGCCCATGCCCTCACCCGTGGTCTTTGAGGGCCAGCGGCTGCCGGCCAGCTACGCGAACTTTTACATTGCCAACGGGCTGGTGCTGGTGCCAACCTTTAATGACCCCAATGACCGCAAGGCCCTCAACATTCTGGCCGAGGTCTTCCCGGAGCACAGCGTGACGGGTATTCACTGTGGGGATTTCATTTGGGGGCTGGGTGCGCTGCACTGCATGACGCAACAGCAACCGGAGTAGTCAGGCCCATGCCCATGCCAAACACCGATCATCTGGAATGGCTCGAAACCTGGTACCAGGAGCAGTGCAACGGCGAGTGGGAGCATAGCCACGGCGTGCATCTGGACACGCTCGACGAGAGCGGCTGGCAGTTGACCATCAATCTGACCGGCACCAGCGCCGAGCACATTGCGCCGCGGAAGCTGGCCTTTGACAGCCCTGCGGGCGACTGGATCACCTGCACCCTCGCGGGCGGCCGATTTGAAGGCTCGGGGGACCCGCGCAAGCTGGAGCAGATCATCGGCGTCTTTCGCCGGTGGGTGGACGCGCCGGCAGCAAGCCGGCCGTAAGCATCATGCACGATCCGCAGACTGAACTCTGGATGCAGGCCGCCCTCGCTGAAGCGCGCGCCGCCGAGGCGGCCGGGGAGGTTCCGGTCGGCGCAGTGGCTGTCGTGGAAGGAAGCATCCTTGCGCGGGGCCAGAATCGCGTGCTGCGTGATGTGGACCCCACGGCGCACGCCGAAATGGTCGTCCTGCGCGCCGCCGCCGAGGCCATCGGCAACTACCGGCTGACCGGTTGCGAGCTGTATGTGACGCTGGAGCCCTGCGCCATGTGCGCGGGCGCCATGGTACACGCGCGGCTGGCGCGGCTGGTGTATGGCGCCAGCGACCCCAAGGCGGGCGCGGCCGGCTCGGTGCTGGCCGTGGTGAATCACCCTCAGTTGAATCACCAGATGGAAATCACCGGCGGCGTCCTGGCCGAAGAGTGCGGCACTCTCCTGCGTGAATTCTTCCGCGCCCGCCGCTGACAGGGCGCAATAAAAGTCCGATTCATATCAGTCCTGTATCAGGGCACGGCTTTAGCCGTGCCGCAACAGCAACAAAACCCGCGGGCCTCCGCCCCTGCATCACGCCTTTCTGCGAAACTTCCCTTCTCTCCACGGCCCCCGAAACACAATCTTTCACCGGCCACCCGGTACACTGACGACATGGTTTCCCATCCCGCGCTGATTGCCATCGACATCGACGGAACCCTTCTGCCCTCGGACGCCGTCGACATCAGCGTGCGCAACCGCCGCGCGCTCGAAGCGGCCACAGCGGCCGGCATCGAGATTGCCATTGCCACCGGACGCCGGCACCGCTACGCCGCACCCATTCTGGAGCGCGCCCAACTGCCCGGCGAAATGATCGTCATCACCTCCAACGGCAGCGTCACGCGCACGCTGACCGGGGGGCGCATCGATCGCTTCACGCTGCCCATCGCTGCGGCGCGTGGCCTCAGCAGCGCCCTGCGCCAGTTTGGCGGCGCGACCGTCTTCACCTTCGACCATGAAGGCCCGGGCGAACTGGTGGTCGAGTCATTAGAGCAGTTGCACGAGCGCATTCAGCTCTGGGTGCAGGCCAACCGCGAATCCCTGCGCGAAATCAAGCCGCTGGAGCGGGCCTTTGACGCAGGCGAAGCGCCCAT
The DNA window shown above is from Acidobacterium capsulatum ATCC 51196 and carries:
- a CDS encoding pyruvoyl-dependent arginine decarboxylase; protein product: MVPKRLFFTKGVGKHKERLTSFELALRDAGIAAQNLVRVSSIFPPQAKLITRKEGLTYLSPGEVVFAVVAENSTREPHRLVASSIGVAIPTDRNTYGYLSEHHSFGETEEQAGEYAEELAAEMLATTLDVDFDPDKSWDEKKEIYRISNKIVRTANVTQSAIGDKRGLWTTTIAAAILIFE
- a CDS encoding carbon-nitrogen hydrolase, with the translated sequence MKNQNFRVGLIQMSCGPDPEANLQKAVERVREAARLGAEVICLPELFRAQYFCQREDIALFDEAEPIPGPSTAAIGEVAREARVTVIASLFERRAPGLYHNTAAYIQPDGSLGGIYRKMHIPDDPLYYEKFYFTPGDLGYKAYDTQVGRVGTLVCWDQWYPEGARITALQGANVLFYPTAIGWHPAEKDEFGVAQYEAWQTIQRAHAIANGVFVAAVNRVGHEHGDVRGNRVEGAGLEFWGGSFLADPFGRIVAKAAHDKEEILIGEIDLKLLEETRRNWPFLRDRRIDSYEPIVHRFLDGGK
- a CDS encoding agmatine deiminase family protein, which produces MSGTPREQDYRMPAEWERHAATWIAWPRNPNDWPGKFQPIPWVYADIVRHLSRVEIVHILVHDAEAERRASGILKRAGANLTNVRLHRWPTNRVWTRDSGPIFVKKTGKASGKSQAKAQEKESSLAVTNWKFNAWAKYPDWQLDDQIPVRVANLLGLPCWSPAIKTGAGMHELVLEGGSIDGNGAGILLTTEECLLSEVQQRNPGVSKSQLEKAFHDYLGIEQVVWLHRGTAGDDTHGHVDDITRFVNTNTIVTAVEQNLNDENHLPLAENLDRLRAARNLEGKPFQIVTLPMPSPVVFEGQRLPASYANFYIANGLVLVPTFNDPNDRKALNILAEVFPEHSVTGIHCGDFIWGLGALHCMTQQQPE
- a CDS encoding immunity 53 family protein; translation: MPMPNTDHLEWLETWYQEQCNGEWEHSHGVHLDTLDESGWQLTINLTGTSAEHIAPRKLAFDSPAGDWITCTLAGGRFEGSGDPRKLEQIIGVFRRWVDAPAASRP
- the tadA gene encoding tRNA adenosine(34) deaminase TadA: MHDPQTELWMQAALAEARAAEAAGEVPVGAVAVVEGSILARGQNRVLRDVDPTAHAEMVVLRAAAEAIGNYRLTGCELYVTLEPCAMCAGAMVHARLARLVYGASDPKAGAAGSVLAVVNHPQLNHQMEITGGVLAEECGTLLREFFRARR
- a CDS encoding HAD-IIB family hydrolase, producing MVSHPALIAIDIDGTLLPSDAVDISVRNRRALEAATAAGIEIAIATGRRHRYAAPILERAQLPGEMIVITSNGSVTRTLTGGRIDRFTLPIAAARGLSSALRQFGGATVFTFDHEGPGELVVESLEQLHERIQLWVQANRESLREIKPLERAFDAGEAPIQGMICGPVRAMREAEVWLSGSEFMRQIEVQRTEYPERDLTILDLLPPGCSKGAALARLSETRGLASSRVMAIGDNWNDEKMLEWAGHPVVMSNGAPDLVEMAQNRGWRIAPSNDEDGVAQVIEQVIEHISAERHDSQERPVSRQAGVVECS